The [Bacillus] selenitireducens MLS10 genome includes a region encoding these proteins:
- a CDS encoding glycerophosphodiester phosphodiesterase, whose protein sequence is MKIIAHRGNKRYAPENTMAAFYSAAGYDVDGIEFDLQLTKDLVPVIIHDPTIDRTTNGRGSVSSFTLNELKQFDAGQRFHDSFRGETIPSFKEFLLWASDYSFTLHIELKLQKSNADLLIRETVKDLEHFEMIDRAVISSFQHGYLEQIKSLNPHLETALLTKTPIFRAVKYAEKMSADGIHIRYNIQNSRFFRRWSNKGVPVRAYHVRKPGQLLLCDKLGVSGIITDDPRAMKSAAERILK, encoded by the coding sequence ATGAAAATTATTGCGCACAGAGGAAATAAACGATATGCTCCTGAAAATACCATGGCCGCTTTTTATTCAGCGGCAGGATATGATGTGGATGGTATCGAGTTTGATTTACAGCTGACGAAAGACCTGGTCCCGGTGATCATTCATGACCCGACGATTGATCGGACAACGAATGGGCGGGGCTCAGTTTCATCATTTACATTAAATGAATTGAAACAGTTTGATGCAGGACAGCGATTTCATGATTCATTCAGAGGAGAGACCATCCCTTCATTCAAGGAGTTTTTACTTTGGGCTTCGGACTATTCGTTTACTCTTCATATCGAACTGAAACTCCAAAAATCCAATGCGGATCTCTTAATCAGGGAAACGGTGAAGGATCTCGAACACTTTGAGATGATTGACAGGGCCGTCATATCGAGTTTTCAACACGGGTATTTAGAGCAGATTAAGTCCCTTAATCCTCATCTTGAAACCGCATTACTGACAAAAACACCAATTTTCAGAGCGGTTAAATATGCTGAAAAAATGTCTGCTGACGGTATTCATATCCGCTACAATATCCAGAATTCAAGATTTTTCAGGCGATGGAGCAATAAAGGCGTGCCGGTCAGAGCCTACCATGTGCGTAAGCCGGGGCAACTGCTGTTGTGTGATAAGCTCGGGGTATCGGGAATTATCACAGATGATCCGAGAGCGATGAAGAGCGCCGCTGAACGCATTTTGAAATAG
- a CDS encoding c-type cytochrome, whose translation MRGKPLYPFAATAVLGVLMIIILSFVGLNVGPETAGDDNNENNEAEQEFDDPIELGEHVYIGQCASCHGENLDGGVGPGLAGGVYSEEEILTAIEEGPGTMPAGLVSGEEAEAVTLYILEQ comes from the coding sequence ATGAGAGGAAAACCGTTATATCCTTTTGCTGCAACAGCTGTTTTGGGGGTTCTTATGATTATCATTCTCTCTTTCGTCGGTTTGAATGTGGGGCCTGAAACCGCCGGAGATGATAATAATGAGAATAATGAGGCTGAACAGGAATTCGATGATCCGATTGAACTGGGAGAACACGTGTATATCGGTCAATGTGCATCCTGTCACGGGGAAAACCTTGATGGCGGCGTAGGACCTGGACTTGCGGGCGGTGTTTATTCGGAAGAAGAGATCCTGACTGCCATTGAAGAAGGACCTGGCACAATGCCGGCAGGACTTGTTTCAGGGGAAGAGGCTGAAGCAGTCACTCTCTATATCCTTGAGCAGTAA